The Acanthochromis polyacanthus isolate Apoly-LR-REF ecotype Palm Island chromosome 2, KAUST_Apoly_ChrSc, whole genome shotgun sequence genome contains a region encoding:
- the LOC110961214 gene encoding uncharacterized protein LOC110961214 has product MPGGWTRRLLLLSLVLVLVLVLVLDPTSGASTLGLTVAVVPLDSDGGQTVRAHFTSISAGSCPSLSGLCAEGDDCLLHRTSVPFTGTRPGSGWCVRQWQRTVSSRYSANVSLGSDAEFYVSLNATPKVRANSGRLNQPAFVALPPPLRARVNCPHHFRLSVKDLDGDKVQCRFARPERGECLSCERHPFIELQEASYRKNNNK; this is encoded by the exons ATGCCGGGCGGCTGGACTCGGAGGCTCCTCCTGCTGagcctggttctggtcctggttctggttctggttctggatccgacCAGCGGAGCCTCGACTCTGGGCCTGACGGTCGCCGTGGTTCCTCTGGACAGCGATGGAGGACAGACG gttcGAGCTCACTTCACCTCCATCTCTGCCGGTTCTTGTCCGTCTCTGTCTGGGCTCTGCGCTGAAGGAGACGACTGTCTGCTCCACAGAACCTCGGTGCCGTTCACCGGAACCAGACCCGGTTCTGGGTGGTGCGTCCGGCAGTGGCAGAGAACCGTCTCCAGCAGATACTCAGCCAACGTCAGCCTGGG GTCCGACGCTGAGTTTTACGTGTCCCTGAACGCAACACCGAAGGTTCGAGCAAACAGCGGGAGACTGAACCAGCCGGCCTTCGtcgctcttcctcctcctctcag AGCTCGTGTGAACTGCCCGCATCACTTCCGCCTGTCCGTCAAAGATCTGGACGGAGACAAAGTTCAGTGTCGCTTCGCTCGACCGGAACGAGGAGAATGTCTGAGCTGCGAGCGGCATCCGTTCATCGAGCTGCAGGAGGCgagttacagaaaaaataataacaaataa